A single region of the Gossypium arboreum isolate Shixiya-1 chromosome 12, ASM2569848v2, whole genome shotgun sequence genome encodes:
- the LOC108476805 gene encoding AP-1 complex subunit mu-2, with the protein MAGAASALFLLDIKGRVLVWRDYRGDVSAAQAERFFTKLIEKEGDPQSQDPVVYDNGVTYMFVQHSNVYLMTATRQNCNAASLLFFLHRVVDVFKHYFEELEEESLRDNFVVVYELLDEIMDFGYPQYTEAKILSEFIKTDAYRMEVTQRPPMAVTNAVSWRSEGINYKKNEVFLDVVESVNILVNSNGQIIRSDVVGALKMRTYLSGMPECKLGLNDRVLLEAQGRVTKGKAIDLEDIKFHQCVRLARFENDRTISFIPPDGSFDLMTYRLSTQVKPLIWVEAQVEKHSRSRVEIMVKARSQYKERSTATNVEIAMPVPTDASSPNIRTSMGSAAYAPENDALMWKIRSFPGGKEYMLRAEFTLPSITDEEATPERKAPIRVKFEIPYFTVSGIQVRYLKIIEKSGYQALPWVRYITMAGEYELRLI; encoded by the exons ATGGCGGGGGCGGCATCGGCACTATTCCTTCTAGATATAAAGGGCCGCGTTCTGGTGTGGCGTGACTACCGTGGCGATGTCTCCGCTGCACAAGCTGAACGTTTTTTTACCAAACTCATCGAAAAAGAG GGAGATCCGCAGTCGCAAGATCCAGTGGTATACGATAATGGAGTAACTTACATGTTTGTACAGCACAGCAACGTCTACTTGATGACTGCAACGAGGCAGAATTGCAATGCTGCCAGTCTTCTTTTCTTCCTGCACCGTGTAGTTGAT GTTTTCAAGCATTATTTTGAGGAGTTAGAAGAGGAATCGCTTAGGGATAACTTTGTTGTAGTG TACGAGTTACTTGACGAGATTATGGATTTTGGCTACCCTCAATACACAGAAGCAAAAATACTTAGTGAATTTATTAAGACTGATGCATATAGGATGGAAGTAACACAGAGGCCTCCAATGGCTGTTACAAATGCGGTCTCTTGGCGTAGTGAAGGAATAAACTACAAGAAGAATGAA GTTTTTCTGGATGTGGTTGAAAGTGTGAACATCCTCGTCAACAGCAATGGACAAATAATTAGGTCGGATGTTGTTGGGGCATTGAAGATGAGAACTTATTTGAG TGGTATGCCTGAGTGTAAACTTGGTCTAAATGATAGAGTATTGCTTGAAGCACAAGGCCGAGTGACAAAGGGAAAGGCAATTGATTTGGAGGATATAAAGTTCCATCA GTGTGTACGTCTGGCCCGATTTGAAAATGACAGGACTATATCCTTTATACCTCCTGATGGGTCCTTTGATCTCATGACGTATAGACTTAGTACTCAG gTAAAGCCTCTCATCTGGGTAGAAGCTCAAGTTGAGAAACATTCAAGAAGCCGTGTTGAGATTATGGTAAAGGCTAGAAGTCAGTACAAGGAGCGTAG TACTGCTACAAATGTTGAGATTGCGATGCCTGTGCCTACTGATGCTTCCAGTCCAAATATTCGGACATCAATGGGATCTGCAGCTTATGCACCTGAAAATGATGCATTAATGTGGAAAATAAGATCTTTTCCTGGTGGAAAG GAGTATATGTTGAGGGCCGAGTTTACTCTTCCTAGCATAACAGATGAAGAGGCAACTCCAGAGAGAAAAGCTCCTATTCGTGTGAAGTTTGAAATTCCATATTTTACCGTTTCTGGGATACAG GTTCGATATCTGAAGATCATTGAAAAAAGTGGCTACCAGGCTCTTCCATGGGTACGATATATTACAATGGCAGGCGAGTATGAACTAAGACTTATTTAA